The following are encoded in a window of Tessaracoccus flavescens genomic DNA:
- the istA gene encoding IS21 family transposase gives MDIHALKRQGMTISEIARRTNHDRKTIRAYLNGDRVPGRRQRAVPDSFEAFVDYVSARLSEDPHLWAATLLDELRPLGYAGSYPTLTRQIRDRGLRPACAACAHVTKRPNAVIEHPPGEETQFDWLELPDAPTHWGFPTKKAFLLVGSLAHSGVWRAVLAPSMDLPHLLAAMSTLLRLLGGLTRVWRFDRMRTVLDPVTGDLTAMFAGFAKHHGVQVVACRPRSGNRKGVVEKNNHTAAQRWWRTLPDELTLEQAQAGVEAFARRQDQRRREDVSGWSTAKAMFAAERLRALPPTVFPVILTEERTATRQALIDWRGNRYSVPPELAAGKVVVHHRHGSDTIDIATLSGAVLARHRVAEPGLGVTIRDTGHVTALETIALASAPPGRSHRRKERIPPGATALRAAAVLTGAAEPLSTVISLAAYEQAAKNRNTLP, from the coding sequence GTGGATATCCACGCTCTGAAACGGCAGGGGATGACGATCAGCGAGATCGCCCGCCGCACCAACCATGACCGCAAGACGATCCGCGCGTACTTGAACGGGGACCGGGTCCCGGGGCGGCGGCAACGCGCCGTGCCGGACTCGTTCGAGGCGTTCGTCGACTACGTGAGCGCGCGCCTATCGGAGGACCCGCATTTGTGGGCGGCGACGTTGCTCGACGAGCTGCGCCCGCTGGGCTACGCGGGGTCGTATCCGACGTTGACCCGACAGATCCGTGACCGCGGGCTGCGGCCGGCCTGCGCCGCCTGCGCGCACGTCACGAAGCGTCCGAACGCGGTCATCGAGCATCCGCCGGGTGAGGAGACCCAGTTCGACTGGCTCGAGCTGCCCGATGCGCCCACGCACTGGGGGTTCCCGACGAAGAAGGCGTTCCTGCTGGTCGGCTCGCTGGCCCACTCGGGGGTTTGGCGGGCGGTGCTCGCCCCGTCGATGGATCTGCCGCACCTGTTGGCCGCGATGAGCACCTTGCTGCGTCTGCTGGGTGGGCTCACTCGCGTGTGGCGCTTCGATCGGATGCGCACCGTGCTGGACCCGGTCACGGGGGATCTGACGGCGATGTTCGCCGGGTTCGCGAAGCACCACGGCGTCCAGGTGGTCGCCTGCCGGCCCCGCTCCGGCAACCGCAAGGGCGTGGTCGAGAAGAATAACCACACCGCCGCGCAACGCTGGTGGCGGACTCTGCCCGACGAACTCACCCTCGAGCAGGCCCAGGCCGGTGTCGAGGCGTTCGCCCGCCGACAAGACCAGCGACGCCGGGAAGACGTGTCCGGGTGGAGCACCGCGAAGGCGATGTTCGCCGCCGAACGGCTCCGAGCGTTGCCACCGACGGTGTTCCCGGTGATCCTCACCGAGGAACGCACCGCCACCCGGCAGGCGCTGATCGACTGGCGCGGCAACCGGTATTCCGTCCCACCCGAACTCGCTGCCGGGAAGGTCGTCGTCCATCACCGCCACGGCAGCGACACCATCGACATCGCCACCCTCTCCGGCGCGGTCCTCGCCCGGCACCGAGTCGCCGAACCGGGCCTGGGGGTCACGATCCGCGACACCGGACACGTCACCGCCCTCGAAACGATCGCCCTCGCCTCGGCACCGCCGGGACGCTCCCACCGCCGCAAGGAACGCATCCCACCCGGCGCCACCGCCCTGCGCGCCGCCGCCGTGCTCACCGGCGCCGCGGAACCGCTCTCGACCGTGATCAGCCTGGCCGCCTACGAGCAGGCCGCGAAGAACAGGAACACCCTCCCATGA
- the istB gene encoding IS21-like element helper ATPase IstB codes for MTTTTNTAASVYQQLRNHLTDLKLADAADALPKVLDQAQTEGWSLTHTLEHLLRIEVTATEARRLAGRFRFANLPTGATLDDFDLDHASGIDRNLLTELGTCRYLDTATNILLIGSPGVGKTHIATGLGHAAVTAGYRVYFTSAADLAARCHRAAIEGKWSTMMRFFAGPTLLIIDELGYLPLPGEAASALFQVINQRYLKTSIVITTNRPVGAWGEILGDTTVAAAMLDRLLHRSVVITLDGPSYRLRNHHAAADELRRATTGTNLR; via the coding sequence ATGACCACCACCACGAACACCGCCGCCAGCGTCTACCAACAGCTGCGCAACCACCTCACCGACCTGAAACTCGCCGACGCCGCCGACGCCCTCCCGAAGGTGCTCGACCAAGCCCAAACCGAGGGCTGGAGCCTCACCCACACCCTCGAGCACCTCCTGCGCATCGAGGTCACCGCCACCGAAGCCCGACGCCTCGCCGGCCGGTTCCGGTTCGCGAACCTCCCCACCGGCGCCACCCTCGACGACTTCGACCTCGACCACGCCTCCGGCATCGACCGAAACCTGCTCACCGAACTCGGCACCTGCCGCTACCTCGACACCGCCACCAACATCCTCCTCATCGGCTCACCCGGCGTCGGGAAGACCCACATCGCCACCGGCCTCGGGCACGCCGCCGTCACCGCCGGCTACCGCGTCTACTTCACCTCCGCCGCCGACCTCGCCGCCCGCTGCCACCGCGCCGCCATCGAAGGAAAATGGTCCACCATGATGCGATTCTTCGCCGGACCGACCCTGCTCATCATCGACGAACTGGGCTACCTCCCGCTGCCCGGCGAGGCCGCCTCAGCACTCTTCCAAGTCATCAACCAGCGCTACCTGAAGACCTCGATCGTGATCACCACCAACCGACCGGTCGGAGCCTGGGGCGAAATCCTCGGCGACACCACCGTCGCCGCCGCCATGCTCGACCGGCTCCTCCACCGCTCCGTCGTCATCACCCTCGACGGCCCCTCCTACCGACTCCGCAACCACCACGCCGCAGCCGACGAACTACGCCGCGCCACAACCGGCACCAACCTGCGCTAA